Proteins encoded by one window of Chthoniobacterales bacterium:
- a CDS encoding glycoside hydrolase family 43 protein — protein MRFTPGEIWPDNQGVPINAHGAGFLWHQGVCYWFGEHKIEGAAGNRAQVGVHVYSSRNLYEWTDEGIALTVSDDPQSEIARGCILERPKVIHCEATGQFVMWFHLEPNGMGYSGARSGVATSPTVTGPYTFLKSLRPNAGVWPENVPVEQRRALDSEESTRLGQMPLEGGPVPYYPKDLLFRRDFEGGQMARDMTLFVDDDGAAYHIYSSEGNGTLHISLLADDYLSPAGRYIRIFPGRFHEAPAMMKRNGRYFLITSDCTGWAPNSARVSVADSIWGPWEEMGNPCLGPGSSIANTFESQGTYILPVMGREDAYIFVADRWRPQNAIDGRYVWLPIEFLHGAPTIRWREEWDLTEWDKDPA, from the coding sequence ATGCGTTTTACTCCCGGGGAAATCTGGCCAGACAACCAAGGCGTCCCGATCAATGCTCACGGAGCGGGATTTCTCTGGCATCAAGGGGTCTGCTATTGGTTCGGAGAGCATAAGATCGAAGGTGCGGCAGGCAACCGTGCGCAAGTTGGCGTGCATGTCTATTCCTCTCGAAATCTTTACGAGTGGACGGACGAGGGAATTGCTTTGACGGTCTCGGACGATCCGCAAAGTGAGATTGCGCGAGGATGCATTCTCGAGCGGCCGAAGGTCATCCATTGTGAAGCGACCGGTCAGTTCGTCATGTGGTTCCATCTCGAGCCAAACGGAATGGGCTATTCGGGCGCGAGAAGTGGTGTTGCGACCTCCCCGACGGTCACGGGTCCCTACACGTTTCTCAAAAGCCTGCGGCCAAACGCCGGAGTCTGGCCTGAAAATGTGCCGGTGGAACAGCGGCGAGCGCTCGATAGCGAAGAATCGACGAGGCTTGGTCAAATGCCACTCGAAGGAGGGCCTGTGCCGTATTATCCCAAAGATCTCCTTTTTCGCCGCGACTTTGAAGGCGGGCAGATGGCACGGGATATGACCCTCTTCGTGGACGACGACGGCGCCGCTTATCACATCTACTCTTCGGAGGGGAATGGAACGCTGCACATTTCCCTGCTGGCAGACGATTATCTGAGCCCGGCTGGACGCTATATCCGCATTTTTCCCGGTCGCTTTCATGAAGCCCCGGCGATGATGAAGCGGAATGGAAGGTATTTCCTGATCACCTCTGATTGCACCGGTTGGGCTCCAAACTCTGCCCGGGTATCGGTGGCGGATTCCATCTGGGGGCCTTGGGAGGAAATGGGAAATCCGTGTTTGGGGCCGGGATCCTCGATTGCCAACACCTTTGAATCCCAGGGAACTTACATCCTTCCTGTGATGGGCCGCGAGGATGCCTACATCTTTGTTGCCGATCGGTGGCGCCCTCAGAACGCCATCGATGGACGTTACGTCTGGCTCCCCATCGAGTTTTTGCACGGCGCGCCGACGATTCGCTGGCGGGAGGAGTGGGATTTGACCGAGTGGGACAAGGATCCCGCATAA
- a CDS encoding glycosyltransferase translates to MILTARVCSIVIRTYNEVRYLESGLSAVAAQTWPAERREVIVVDSGSDDGTLEVAARHGCRIVGIRREDFSFGRSLNLGCDVARGDFLVFVSGHCVPCNPRWLEELVQPFADEKVAVTYGRQVGGPETKFSEHVLFEKYFPAHRSSGQAPFFCNNANAAFRRSAWAMHRFDESLTGLEDMRLARVLVESGRHVRYAPRAAVFHYHHETWAQVLRRYEREAIALHRIMPEVHVHWHDAVRYFAAGVLGDMALALSKRQLFHKLPEIVAFRACQYYGAWRGNHAHRELSRREKERYFFPK, encoded by the coding sequence ATGATTCTGACTGCTCGAGTCTGCTCCATCGTCATTCGCACTTACAACGAGGTGCGCTATCTCGAGAGCGGGCTGAGCGCGGTCGCCGCGCAGACCTGGCCCGCGGAGCGTCGAGAGGTGATTGTCGTCGATTCCGGTTCCGACGACGGCACGTTGGAAGTTGCGGCGCGGCACGGCTGCCGGATCGTCGGGATTCGCCGCGAGGATTTTTCGTTCGGGCGATCACTCAACTTGGGCTGCGATGTGGCGAGGGGGGATTTTCTCGTATTTGTCAGCGGACATTGCGTGCCCTGCAACCCTCGCTGGCTGGAGGAGCTCGTGCAGCCTTTTGCGGACGAAAAGGTCGCGGTGACTTACGGCCGCCAGGTCGGCGGACCCGAGACGAAGTTCAGCGAGCACGTGCTCTTCGAGAAATACTTCCCCGCGCATCGGTCCTCGGGACAGGCGCCGTTTTTCTGCAACAATGCGAACGCCGCTTTCCGCCGATCGGCGTGGGCGATGCATCGCTTCGATGAGTCGCTGACCGGGCTCGAGGACATGCGTCTCGCGCGAGTCCTCGTCGAGAGCGGTCGGCACGTGCGATACGCGCCTCGGGCCGCCGTCTTTCACTACCACCACGAAACTTGGGCCCAGGTGCTTCGACGCTATGAGCGTGAAGCCATCGCCCTGCATCGCATCATGCCCGAGGTCCATGTCCATTGGCACGACGCGGTGCGCTATTTCGCGGCTGGCGTGCTGGGAGACATGGCGCTGGCTTTGTCGAAACGGCAGCTTTTCCACAAGCTGCCCGAGATCGTTGCCTTTCGAGCCTGCCAGTATTATGGCGCGTGGCGGGGGAATCATGCGCACCGCGAACTCTCGCGTCGGGAAAAGGAGCGTTATTTCTTTCCGAAGTGA
- the glpX gene encoding class II fructose-bisphosphatase produces MKEPNFSDIDRQIEIDFLRATEAAALNTLHWLGKGEKEEADKAACDAIRGMFDLIDIQGEVVIGEGIKDEAPGLFKGEKVGTWRPDSPRYAVALDPVDGTTNVSKGMPNSISCIAAAPIVEGMPSLQDIPAFYMKKLAYPLQVRKAWMADPSLPIDIDAPIGEVIDVTARILGKEVRDVVVCVLDRPRNQELIDDIRRKGAALRMIVDGDIAAALAPAMKTSNINLYAGIGGAPEAILSAAALRCLGGGMRAKIWPRDAAERDSLVAEGWGDQMDKQFMSKDLARGDNIIFAATGISHSPLLEGVEVDGTIATTHSVLMRSRTGTVRFVKALHNLERKTVRLRSTQAESRF; encoded by the coding sequence ATGAAAGAGCCGAACTTCAGCGACATCGACCGGCAGATCGAGATCGACTTCCTCCGCGCCACGGAAGCTGCCGCATTGAACACCCTGCATTGGCTGGGGAAAGGGGAAAAGGAAGAGGCCGACAAGGCGGCCTGCGACGCGATCCGCGGCATGTTCGACTTGATCGATATCCAGGGCGAGGTGGTCATCGGCGAAGGCATCAAGGACGAAGCGCCGGGGCTCTTCAAGGGTGAGAAGGTCGGGACCTGGCGTCCCGATAGCCCCCGATATGCGGTGGCCCTGGATCCGGTGGACGGCACCACCAACGTGAGCAAGGGGATGCCCAATTCGATCAGTTGCATCGCCGCCGCGCCGATCGTGGAAGGGATGCCGAGCCTTCAGGACATTCCGGCGTTTTACATGAAGAAGCTCGCCTACCCGCTGCAGGTGCGAAAGGCGTGGATGGCGGATCCGTCGCTTCCCATCGATATCGACGCTCCGATTGGAGAGGTCATCGATGTGACGGCCCGCATTCTTGGCAAGGAAGTCCGGGACGTGGTGGTTTGCGTGCTGGATCGCCCGCGCAATCAGGAGTTGATCGATGACATTCGTCGAAAAGGGGCGGCCCTTCGAATGATCGTCGACGGAGATATCGCCGCCGCGCTCGCTCCGGCGATGAAGACTTCCAACATCAATCTCTACGCGGGCATCGGTGGAGCGCCCGAGGCGATCCTGTCGGCGGCGGCGTTGCGCTGCCTTGGGGGAGGAATGCGAGCCAAGATCTGGCCGCGGGACGCCGCGGAGCGTGATTCACTCGTCGCGGAAGGATGGGGCGATCAGATGGACAAGCAGTTCATGTCGAAGGATCTGGCCCGCGGGGACAATATCATCTTTGCGGCCACGGGAATCAGCCACAGCCCGCTTCTGGAGGGGGTCGAAGTGGATGGCACCATTGCGACGACTCACTCCGTGCTGATGCGTTCGCGGACGGGAACCGTCCGGTTTGTGAAAGCTCTCCACAATCTCGAACGCAAGACGGTCCGCCTGCGATCGACGCAGGCCGAGAGCAGATTCTAA
- a CDS encoding DNA-formamidopyrimidine glycosylase family protein, with the protein MPELAEVDLARRLWDVAIGERVVEVIVPKPHARVFRGTDVAAMQAGLAGQRVAASEASGKQMVFRFGVKADRWLGIHLGMEGDLRVEASRFEPRKHDYLILRQAKRSLVYHDTRLFGRVLFHRGLDVPEWWAKLPPSIFSEAFTRDAVAEFLLRRKGMALKPLLLMQERFPGVGNWMADEILWRAKLHPSRRAGELSPAEITRLHRTVREVCRLAIEQIGPDWGYPDTWLFGHRWEKGGACPRCGVDLDRAQIGGRTTCWCPRCQPR; encoded by the coding sequence ATGCCAGAGTTAGCGGAAGTCGATCTCGCGCGACGGTTGTGGGATGTCGCGATTGGCGAGCGGGTGGTGGAGGTGATTGTGCCGAAGCCGCATGCGCGCGTGTTTCGCGGGACGGATGTCGCAGCGATGCAGGCCGGGCTTGCCGGGCAGCGAGTGGCGGCGTCCGAGGCGAGCGGAAAGCAGATGGTTTTTCGCTTCGGCGTGAAGGCGGATCGCTGGTTGGGAATTCATCTCGGCATGGAGGGTGACCTGCGCGTGGAAGCGTCTCGATTCGAGCCGCGGAAGCACGACTACCTGATCCTTCGGCAGGCGAAGCGGTCGCTCGTGTATCACGATACGCGGTTGTTCGGGCGGGTGTTGTTTCACCGGGGGCTGGATGTGCCGGAGTGGTGGGCAAAGCTCCCGCCGTCGATTTTTTCGGAGGCGTTCACGCGCGACGCGGTCGCGGAATTTCTGCTTCGGCGCAAGGGGATGGCGCTGAAGCCGCTGTTGCTGATGCAGGAGCGGTTCCCGGGCGTCGGAAACTGGATGGCGGACGAGATTCTCTGGCGGGCGAAGCTTCATCCCTCGCGGCGCGCGGGAGAGTTGTCGCCGGCGGAGATCACGCGATTGCATCGAACGGTGCGCGAGGTGTGCCGGCTGGCGATCGAGCAGATCGGGCCGGATTGGGGTTATCCGGACACATGGCTTTTTGGGCACCGCTGGGAGAAAGGCGGGGCTTGTCCGCGCTGCGGCGTGGATCTCGATCGTGCGCAGATTGGCGGGCGGACGACGTGCTGGTGCCCGCGATGCCAGCCGCGGTGA
- a CDS encoding SAM-dependent methyltransferase — MTTLVDRLKAGIVAHGPLRFDAFMASALFDPTDGYYATGRARIGRDGDFYTNVSVGRMFGRVIAAQVAEIWELLDRPAPFDFVEQGANDGRLAADVLEALATDSPECARAIRVTLVEPFPALVAAQRITLAAHADRVRWFPDLESLPPFTGVHFTNEYADALPVRIFSRSEGAWLERHVVVKDDALAFDDRVCSDVPSILPPGWPEPYLAEVRPEAGPWIAAVAEKLVRGVMLVVDYGFPREQLYAPWRAKGTLSGYRTHRRDDDPLDAPGEKDLTAHVDFTDLAEAGQAAGFELAGFTDQYHFLVGAATPLLFAMETLSPSAGRDADLRAMKTLLHPETMGTQFKYLALSRGLPLDAELAGFRHARPAGPALGLA; from the coding sequence GTGACCACGCTTGTCGACCGGTTGAAAGCCGGGATCGTCGCCCACGGACCACTGCGCTTCGACGCCTTCATGGCGAGCGCGCTGTTCGACCCGACGGACGGCTACTACGCCACCGGTCGCGCCCGCATCGGCCGCGACGGCGACTTCTACACGAACGTGAGCGTTGGTCGCATGTTCGGCCGCGTCATTGCCGCGCAGGTCGCGGAGATCTGGGAACTTCTCGATCGCCCCGCGCCCTTCGATTTCGTCGAGCAGGGCGCAAATGACGGCCGCCTCGCCGCGGACGTGCTGGAAGCTCTCGCCACCGACAGTCCCGAATGCGCCCGCGCCATTCGCGTCACCCTCGTCGAGCCTTTTCCCGCCCTCGTCGCCGCCCAACGGATCACCCTCGCCGCCCACGCCGATCGCGTTCGCTGGTTCCCCGATCTCGAATCGCTCCCCCCATTCACCGGCGTGCATTTCACGAACGAATACGCCGACGCCCTGCCCGTGCGCATCTTCTCGCGGAGCGAAGGCGCCTGGCTCGAACGGCACGTCGTCGTGAAGGATGACGCCCTCGCCTTCGACGACCGGGTCTGCTCCGATGTCCCCTCCATCCTCCCGCCGGGATGGCCCGAGCCCTACCTCGCCGAGGTGCGCCCGGAGGCCGGGCCATGGATCGCCGCCGTCGCGGAAAAACTCGTCCGCGGCGTCATGCTCGTCGTTGACTACGGCTTCCCTCGCGAACAGCTCTACGCGCCGTGGCGCGCGAAGGGCACCCTCTCCGGCTACCGCACCCACCGACGCGACGACGATCCGCTCGACGCCCCCGGGGAAAAAGACCTCACCGCGCATGTCGATTTCACCGACCTCGCCGAGGCGGGACAGGCTGCCGGCTTCGAACTCGCCGGCTTCACGGACCAATACCATTTCCTCGTCGGCGCGGCCACGCCCTTGCTTTTCGCGATGGAAACCCTTTCCCCTTCGGCGGGACGCGACGCCGATCTCCGCGCCATGAAGACGTTGCTGCATCCCGAAACCATGGGCACGCAGTTCAAATACCTCGCCCTCTCCCGCGGTCTGCCACTCGACGCCGAGCTTGCCGGCTTCCGCCACGCCCGCCCTGCCGGTCCTGCGCTCGGGCTGGCCTAA
- a CDS encoding iron-sulfur cluster assembly accessory protein, giving the protein MLHITESAAEQLRSLAAERALSETQGLRLSIEKGGCAGLQYGMEIGNRQETDLVCEEHGARVFLDPESLTHLDECTLDYTDDLAGAGFRIVNPRAVRSCGCGTSFEPASEAHSTH; this is encoded by the coding sequence ATGCTTCATATTACCGAAAGCGCGGCGGAACAACTGCGAAGCCTCGCGGCCGAGCGGGCGCTCTCCGAGACGCAGGGATTGCGCCTTTCCATCGAGAAAGGCGGCTGCGCCGGGCTGCAATATGGCATGGAAATCGGCAACCGACAGGAAACGGATCTCGTTTGCGAGGAACACGGCGCCCGGGTCTTTCTCGATCCCGAGAGTCTCACGCATCTCGATGAATGCACCCTCGACTATACCGACGACCTCGCCGGCGCGGGCTTCCGCATCGTGAATCCCCGCGCCGTGCGCAGCTGCGGCTGCGGCACTTCGTTCGAGCCCGCCTCCGAGGCGCACTCCACGCACTGA
- the mutL gene encoding DNA mismatch repair endonuclease MutL — translation MGRIRLLPDEVASQVAAGEVVERPASVLKELVENSLDAGATRIDVEYHRGGDKFLAVTDDGRGMDREDALLCLERHATSKIRTGRDLATVGTFGFRGEAVPSIASVSQFRLVTREATAEAGTEVLINGGKIETVRDSGEAPGTRIEVRSLFFNLPARRKFLRGERTEASHIDHHFQVLALAHPALRFSLTRDGRLAHQLAAAADLQTRARELLGAEFAGQLFPLEPTTHNGLTLRGLLARPGHSRGDRSGQYVFVNGRAVHSSAIWQPLREAYGSALPRGVHPPAVLFVELDPEWVDCNVHPAKREVRFRDAIAVREAVRFVVEKALAGQRQAVALPVRVFSEPVDVAPVRSEPPAASVAAPVALPREAVAFLQSAPMREPAPELPLPEVERAAPERFRFIGALADRYVLMEDEAGLVLLDHRAARERILFEQLLRRVDRRETVSQRLLLPTIVELAPRDLAWTRDHAALLAAAGLLVEAFGSDTVKVDGLPPVLAACDPREIVLRVADDCRAGGVKGGVRAIEEAIARSVCRSAPAGPAPDDAAAARALVDELMACDLPYACPNGRPTMIHFAHSELARKFGRG, via the coding sequence ATGGGACGCATTCGTTTACTGCCTGATGAGGTCGCCAGCCAGGTGGCGGCCGGCGAGGTCGTCGAGCGACCGGCTTCCGTCCTGAAGGAGCTCGTCGAGAACAGCCTCGACGCCGGCGCGACGCGTATCGACGTGGAATATCACCGTGGCGGCGACAAGTTCCTCGCGGTCACCGATGACGGCCGTGGCATGGATCGCGAGGACGCCTTGCTCTGCCTTGAGCGCCATGCGACGAGCAAGATTCGCACCGGTCGCGACCTCGCGACCGTGGGGACTTTCGGCTTTCGCGGGGAGGCCGTGCCGAGCATCGCCAGCGTTTCGCAATTTCGCCTCGTGACCCGGGAGGCGACCGCGGAAGCCGGCACCGAAGTGCTCATTAATGGGGGGAAGATCGAGACCGTGCGGGACAGCGGCGAGGCCCCGGGCACGCGCATCGAGGTGCGGTCCCTGTTTTTCAATCTGCCGGCCCGGCGAAAATTCCTGCGCGGCGAGCGCACCGAGGCCTCGCATATCGACCACCATTTCCAGGTGCTCGCCCTGGCGCATCCCGCGCTGCGGTTCTCGCTCACGCGGGATGGCCGCCTCGCGCATCAGCTCGCGGCCGCGGCGGACCTGCAAACGCGAGCCCGCGAGCTCCTTGGGGCGGAATTCGCCGGCCAGCTCTTCCCGCTCGAGCCGACCACGCACAACGGCCTCACCCTTCGCGGTCTGCTGGCGCGTCCGGGACACAGCCGCGGCGACCGCTCGGGCCAATACGTTTTCGTGAACGGCCGCGCCGTGCACAGCTCCGCGATCTGGCAGCCCCTGCGCGAGGCCTACGGCTCGGCGCTGCCCCGGGGCGTGCATCCGCCGGCGGTTCTGTTCGTGGAGCTCGATCCCGAGTGGGTCGATTGCAACGTGCATCCCGCGAAGCGAGAGGTCCGATTCCGCGACGCCATCGCCGTGCGCGAGGCCGTGCGATTCGTCGTCGAGAAGGCCCTTGCCGGGCAACGGCAGGCGGTGGCGCTGCCGGTGCGGGTGTTTTCCGAACCCGTCGATGTCGCGCCGGTGCGCTCCGAGCCTCCGGCGGCTTCGGTCGCGGCCCCGGTGGCTCTGCCCCGCGAGGCGGTCGCTTTTCTCCAATCGGCGCCGATGCGCGAACCCGCCCCGGAACTGCCGCTGCCGGAAGTCGAGCGGGCTGCGCCGGAGCGTTTCCGCTTCATCGGGGCGCTGGCCGATCGCTACGTGCTCATGGAAGACGAGGCCGGGCTCGTGTTGCTCGACCACCGCGCCGCTCGCGAACGCATTCTTTTCGAACAGTTGCTGCGCCGCGTCGATCGGCGCGAAACGGTGTCGCAGCGGTTGTTGCTGCCGACGATCGTCGAGCTGGCGCCGCGCGATCTGGCCTGGACGCGCGACCACGCCGCCCTGCTGGCCGCGGCGGGATTGCTCGTGGAGGCGTTTGGCTCGGACACGGTGAAGGTCGACGGTCTGCCGCCGGTGCTCGCGGCCTGCGATCCGCGCGAGATCGTGCTGCGGGTGGCGGATGATTGTCGCGCCGGCGGGGTGAAAGGGGGCGTCCGCGCCATCGAGGAGGCGATCGCTCGATCCGTATGCCGCTCCGCGCCGGCAGGTCCGGCGCCGGATGACGCCGCGGCGGCGCGGGCGCTCGTGGATGAACTGATGGCCTGCGACCTGCCCTACGCGTGCCCGAATGGCCGTCCGACAATGATTCATTTTGCGCATTCCGAACTCGCGCGGAAATTCGGCCGGGGATGA
- a CDS encoding GNAT family N-acetyltransferase gives MHDSIRIEPATLDDLPQLVDLLDDLFSMEADFIPNREKQERGLRLILEQPSRGRIFVLRTDHQLIAMVNLLITISTAEGGFVLLLEDVVVHRDHRGQGYGSKLLEHVIAFARQKKFLRITLLTDRDNEDAKRFYLDRGFFESDMVPLRMLFRD, from the coding sequence ATGCACGACAGCATTCGTATCGAGCCGGCCACGCTGGATGACCTGCCGCAGCTCGTCGACCTGCTGGACGACCTCTTCTCGATGGAGGCCGATTTTATTCCAAATCGCGAGAAACAGGAACGCGGCCTCCGCCTCATTCTGGAACAGCCGTCTCGCGGACGCATCTTCGTGCTGCGCACCGATCACCAGCTCATCGCGATGGTGAATCTGCTCATCACGATCAGCACGGCCGAGGGCGGCTTTGTGCTGCTGCTGGAGGACGTCGTCGTGCACCGCGACCACCGCGGCCAGGGCTACGGCTCGAAGTTGCTCGAGCACGTCATCGCATTCGCCAGACAGAAAAAATTCCTGCGCATCACCCTGCTCACCGACCGCGACAACGAGGATGCCAAGCGATTCTATCTCGATCGCGGTTTCTTCGAGAGCGACATGGTGCCGCTGCGCATGCTGTTCCGCGACTAA
- the larB gene encoding nickel pincer cofactor biosynthesis protein LarB, translated as MASGFEDLGFAKVDHSRDARCGRPEVIFCEGKTANEVAEIAARIVAESGYLLGTRASREQFEAVAAKLPAAEYHERARCITCGAATPSGSRFVVGILSAGTADLAVAEEAAVTLTAFGQRVERIYDVGVAGLHRLLDRLDTVRACGVLIVVAGMEGALPSVVSGLVDRPVIAVPTSVGYGAAFGGLAALLGMLTSCGSKVTVVNIDNGFGAASAADAILRLAGGGAS; from the coding sequence ATGGCTTCCGGGTTCGAAGATCTGGGGTTCGCCAAGGTCGATCACTCCCGCGACGCGCGTTGCGGCCGGCCGGAGGTGATTTTTTGCGAAGGCAAGACGGCGAACGAGGTCGCCGAGATTGCCGCGCGCATTGTTGCGGAGTCCGGCTACCTGCTTGGCACCCGCGCGAGCCGCGAACAATTCGAGGCTGTGGCCGCGAAGCTGCCGGCGGCGGAATATCACGAACGGGCGCGCTGCATCACGTGCGGCGCGGCGACGCCGAGCGGCTCCCGCTTCGTCGTCGGCATCCTGTCGGCCGGAACGGCGGATCTCGCCGTCGCCGAGGAGGCCGCCGTCACGCTCACGGCCTTTGGCCAGCGCGTGGAGCGCATCTACGATGTCGGTGTGGCCGGCCTGCATCGGTTGCTCGATCGGCTCGATACCGTGCGGGCCTGCGGCGTGCTGATCGTCGTTGCGGGCATGGAGGGCGCGTTGCCCAGCGTGGTCTCGGGCCTCGTGGACCGGCCGGTGATCGCGGTGCCGACGAGCGTTGGTTACGGTGCGGCGTTTGGCGGGCTCGCGGCATTGCTGGGCATGCTCACGAGCTGCGGCAGCAAGGTGACCGTGGTGAATATCGACAATGGCTTTGGCGCCGCCAGTGCGGCGGACGCGATCCTGCGCCTCGCCGGAGGGGGCGCGTCTTGA
- a CDS encoding nucleotidyltransferase family protein: protein MSRVRTAFVPGAGLGKRLRPLTEERPKPLVPVGNRPLITHVFDALIAVGIERFVVNTHHCAGVYAELIGPKYQGCEVAYIHEPVLLETGGGIRNARGLLGAEPVLVHNGDVRADLNLARLLEAHAAGGCEVTALLRSFGGPLQVLFDPITSQVKDFRCTLGEGTGVDTLFTGAYVIEPAFVDRIPPDEIISVVPVFLDMLRAGIPIAGVLDDSGSWADLGDRASYLEAHRGGWLVDETARVGADVKFCGFGAVGAGAEIGAGAVLEDTVVWPDAKIASGAQLCGCIVRDHRVAAGLHADTDF, encoded by the coding sequence TTGAGCCGCGTCCGCACCGCTTTCGTGCCCGGCGCCGGACTCGGCAAACGGCTGCGTCCGCTCACCGAGGAGCGCCCGAAGCCGCTTGTGCCGGTCGGCAATCGCCCGCTCATCACGCATGTTTTCGACGCCCTCATCGCGGTCGGAATCGAGCGTTTCGTCGTGAATACCCACCACTGTGCCGGCGTCTACGCAGAGCTCATTGGCCCGAAATATCAAGGCTGCGAGGTGGCGTATATTCACGAGCCAGTGCTCCTGGAAACGGGGGGCGGCATCCGCAATGCCCGCGGGTTGCTGGGAGCGGAGCCGGTGCTTGTCCACAACGGCGATGTCCGCGCCGATCTCAACTTGGCGCGCTTGCTCGAGGCCCACGCGGCCGGCGGGTGCGAAGTCACCGCGCTCCTGCGGAGTTTCGGCGGCCCGCTGCAGGTGCTCTTCGATCCGATCACGTCGCAGGTGAAGGATTTTCGATGCACGTTGGGCGAGGGGACCGGCGTCGACACGCTGTTCACCGGCGCCTACGTGATCGAGCCGGCTTTCGTGGATCGCATCCCGCCGGACGAGATCATTTCCGTCGTGCCGGTCTTCCTCGACATGCTGCGCGCCGGTATCCCCATCGCGGGCGTGCTGGACGATTCCGGCTCCTGGGCCGACCTCGGCGACCGCGCGTCGTATCTCGAGGCGCACCGCGGGGGATGGCTCGTGGACGAGACCGCGCGAGTCGGAGCGGACGTGAAGTTTTGCGGATTTGGCGCCGTCGGGGCGGGCGCGGAGATCGGCGCCGGCGCGGTGCTCGAGGACACCGTCGTGTGGCCGGATGCAAAAATCGCTTCCGGCGCGCAGTTGTGCGGCTGTATCGTCCGGGACCATCGCGTGGCCGCCGGCCTTCACGCGGACACCGATTTTTAG
- a CDS encoding phosphotransferase: MFPDTVIEYTRARFPDLASEDFGVNLLDKGGSGRKFYRIQAPSGPTMIAVKYHPDKEENRHYADIADYLDRSDVNVPHIFLHDHEEGLIWMQDLGGKDLWSFRNDPWTTRRPLYERALRQAFLLHSSATDQWDGVHPKFEIEFNEQLYLWEQNYFLEHCLCGFFGLAEADARKVMDAPTVRGLAPRLAAEPRVLVHRDFQSQNVIIHGGEAWIIDFQGMRPGLAQYDLASLLYDPYVSLTEAERVDQLRFYKTLLSARGHTTTKAFDDVFYMCAAQRLMQALGAYGFLGMKRDKPEFLTHIPAARRSLREVTSRVDGLGELAALLDRLPE; this comes from the coding sequence ATGTTTCCCGATACTGTCATCGAATACACGCGCGCCCGTTTTCCGGATCTCGCCTCGGAGGATTTTGGCGTCAACCTTCTCGACAAGGGGGGCTCGGGCCGGAAATTCTACCGCATCCAGGCGCCCTCGGGGCCGACGATGATCGCGGTGAAGTATCATCCGGATAAGGAGGAAAATCGCCATTACGCCGACATCGCGGACTATCTCGACCGCTCCGACGTGAACGTGCCGCACATCTTCCTGCACGATCATGAAGAAGGCCTCATCTGGATGCAGGATCTCGGCGGAAAGGATCTCTGGAGCTTCCGCAACGATCCCTGGACCACGCGCCGCCCGCTCTACGAACGCGCCCTTCGCCAGGCCTTCCTCCTCCACTCGAGCGCGACCGACCAGTGGGACGGCGTGCACCCGAAATTCGAGATCGAGTTCAACGAGCAGCTCTATCTCTGGGAACAGAATTATTTCCTCGAGCACTGCCTGTGCGGCTTTTTCGGGCTGGCGGAAGCCGACGCCCGCAAGGTGATGGATGCCCCGACCGTGCGTGGCCTTGCCCCGCGTCTCGCGGCGGAGCCCCGTGTGCTCGTGCACCGGGATTTTCAGTCGCAGAACGTCATCATTCATGGCGGCGAAGCGTGGATCATCGATTTCCAGGGCATGCGGCCGGGTCTTGCGCAATACGACCTTGCGTCCCTGCTTTACGACCCCTACGTCTCGCTCACCGAGGCCGAACGCGTCGACCAGTTGCGCTTCTACAAGACCCTGCTCTCCGCCCGTGGGCACACGACCACGAAGGCCTTCGACGACGTATTCTACATGTGCGCGGCCCAGCGACTCATGCAGGCCCTCGGTGCCTACGGATTCCTCGGCATGAAGCGTGACAAACCCGAATTTCTTACCCACATCCCGGCGGCGCGGCGATCGTTGCGCGAGGTGACATCCCGTGTGGATGGCCTCGGGGAGCTCGCCGCCCTGCTGGACAGACTTCCCGAATGA